Proteins encoded by one window of Seriola aureovittata isolate HTS-2021-v1 ecotype China chromosome 4, ASM2101889v1, whole genome shotgun sequence:
- the lrfn1 gene encoding leucine-rich repeat and fibronectin type III domain-containing protein 1, with amino-acid sequence MDRLVLCVLLCAALVKGYSCPGRCICQHLSPTLTLLCAKTGLLFVPPTIDRKTVELRLTDNFITIIRRKDFFNMTSLVHLTLSRNTISQITPHAFFGLRSLRALHMDGNRLSVIKSDHFKGLINLRHLILGNNQIHQVAPTSFDEFVSTIEDLDLSNNNLRSLPWEAIARMTNINTLTLDHNLIDHIGAGTFTLLTKLVRLDMTSNRLQKLPPDSLFQHAQVLSDAKGSSSSTLAVSFGGNPLHCNCELLWLRRLTREDDLETCASPEHLMDKYFWSIQEEEFICEPPLITKHLSTKPYVMEGQGVTLKCKAVGDPDPDIHWRSPDGKLVHNNSRTILYDNGTLDILITTLKDSGAFNCVASNAAGIATAAVEINMIPLPLFVNNTGHMREDPGLSDITTSSKSGNDTKGYDKQDRRVMVTELTSSSAVIRWPSERHIPGIRMYQIQYNSTADDTLVYRMIPSTSKNFLINDLAAGREYDLCVLAVYDDGITSLTATRVVGCVQFHTASEVSQCRFMHSQFLGGTMIIIIGGIIVASVLVFIIILMIRYKTYSSPEDSKTKVSSSMHSQTNGSQQRLQRSISKQPSDEGQREAQAPKECMALVLRVDNEKKEDPAATTAILEVELPPLTVDKMKRRTSLDAQRSGPPSEDTQTDSSLTGSTMSLCLIGPNAGTKEAPRLKDKKSTLANMGLLPNELARTRHRFSFDGGDYSIFQSHSYPRRARTRWHKSTNQLNVESSPLANRRVTFSSTEWMLESTV; translated from the exons ATGGACCGACTGGTTCTGTGCGTGCTGCTCTGTGCAGCTCTGGTGAAAGGGTACAGCTGCCCCGGCCGCTGCATTTGCCAGCACCTGTCCCCCACTCTAACTCTGCTCTGTGCTAAGACTGGCCTGTTGTTCGTGCCCCCCACCATTGACCGCAAGACCGTCGAGCTGCGACTAACTGACAatttcatcaccatcatccgCAGGAAAGACTTTTTCAACATGACTAGTTTGGTCCACCTCACCTTGTCCCGAAACACCATCAGCCAGATCACTCCCCATGCCTTCTTCGGCCTGCGATCCCTGCGAGCGCTCCACATGGATGGAAACCGCCTCAGTGTGATAAAGAGCGACCACTTTAAAGGCCTTATCAACCTGCGGCACCTCATCCTCGGAAACAACCAGATCCACCAGGTGGCCCCCACCTCCTTTGATGAGTTTGTTTCCACCATAGAGGACTTGGATCTTTCCAACAACAACCTGCGCAGCCTTCCCTGGGAAGCCATAGCCAGAATGACCAAcatcaacacactcacactggaCCACAACTTGATTGATCACATTGGAGCAGGCACTTTTACGCTGCTCACCAAGCTGGTCCGGCTGGACATGACCTCAAACAGGCTGCAGAAGCTGCCACCAGACAGCCTGTTCCAGCACGCACAGGTCCTGTCTGATGCCAAGGGCTCCAGCTCGTCCACTCTGGCTGTAAGCTTCGGTGGAAACCCTCTTCATTGTAACTGTGAACTGCTGTGGCTCCGCAGGCTGACAAGAGAGGATGATCTGGAGACTTGTGCCTCACCAGAGCACCTCATGGACAAATACTTCTGGTCCATCCAAGAGGAGGAGTTCATTTGTGAGCCTCCGCTCATCACCAAACATCTTTCCACTAAGCCGTATGTGATGGAGGGGCAGGGTGTGACTCTTAAATGCAAAGCTGTTGGTGATCCAGACCCAGATATTCACTGGCGATCACCAGACGGCAAGCTGGTGCATAATAATTCCCGCACCATCCTGTATGATAATGGCACCCTTGATATTCTCATCACTACGCTGAAGGACAGCGGAGCATTTAATTGTGTGGCGTCCAATGCTGCAGGCATTGCTACAGCTGCTGTTGAGATCAACATGATCCCCTTACCCTTGTTTGTTAACAACACAGGCCACATGCGTGAGGACCCCGGTCTCTCAGACATCACCACCTCCTCCAAATCTGGCAATGACACAAAGGGCTATGACAAGCAGGACAGGAGGGTGATGGTCACAGAGCTGACCTCCTCGTCAGCTGTGATCCGTTGGCCATCTGAGCGCCATATCCCCGGCATCAGGATGTACCAGATTCAGTACAACAGCACAGCAGATGATACTTTGGTGTACAG aaTGATCCCATCTACCAGTAAGAACTTCTTAATCAATGATCTGGCCGCGGGGCGGGAGTATGACCTTTGTGTGCTGGCGGTTTATGACGATGGTATCACATCATTAACAGCCACACGTGTGGTTGGCTGCGTACAGTTCCACACGGCCAGTGAGGTCAGCCAGTGCCGCTTCATGCACAGTCAGTTCCTGGGAGGCACTATGATCATCATTATCGGTGGTATAATTGTTGCTTCAGTGCTGgtgttcatcatcatcctgaTGATCCGTTACAAGACCTACAGCAGCCCAGAGGACAGCAAGACCAAGGTCAGCTCCAGCATGCACTCACAGACCAACGGCAGCCAGCAGCGGCTCCAGCGCTCCATCTCCAAGCAGCCTTCTGATGAGGGCCAGCGCGAAGCGCAGGCGCCCAAAGAGTGCATGGCGCTGGTGCTGAGAGTGGACAATGAGAAGAAGGAGGATCCAGCTGCCACTACTGCCATCCTGGAGGTGGAGCTGCCTCCGCTGACTGTAGACAAGATGAAGAGAAGAACCAGCCTGGATGCACAGCGCTCTGGTCCCCCGTCTGAGGACACGCAGACAGACAGTAGCCTGACGGGCTCCACCATGTCCCTGTGTCTCATAGGTCCCAATGCTGGCACCAAGGAGGCTCCCAGGCTCAAGGACAAGAAAAGTACCCTGGCCAACATGGGGTTGCTCCCTAATGAGCTGGCACGAACTAGGCACAGATTCTCTTTTGACGGTGGGGATTACTCCATATTTCAGAGTCATAGTTACCCACGCAGAGCGAGGACGAGGTGGCACAAGTCCACCAACCAGCTCAACGTGGAGTCATCTCCGCTCGCCAACAGGAGAGTTACATTCAGCAGCACCGAGTGGATGCTTGAGAGCACAGTCTGA